A window of Oceanispirochaeta sp. contains these coding sequences:
- the argC gene encoding N-acetyl-gamma-glutamyl-phosphate reductase, protein MKAVVLGATGYTGQILLRQLSSHQDIESIIPASSSIAGSKVLDSDPGLHRSIIKKMELTRGEYVSIEEAASYKADIVFSALPHLASAQVCDPFYDHSVVIDLSADFRMEDPELFLKAYGKYPPRAERLASAVYGLSELYRDKIMKSDLIANPGCYPTASLLPLFPLLKKKLIKKNIMINALSGISGAGKKANTSNLLVERSENICAYAPGMTHRHSWEIAKEIHKEDPLVKILFVPHLVPMKRGMAITSSCELTEDISPDSLEDIYKNFYGDSPFVHTVFPAIPETKQVWGSNRCDISWHMEGRTLILFSVIDNLIKGASGQAIQNMNIRFGLDETAGLRLHGEI, encoded by the coding sequence ATGAAAGCTGTTGTACTTGGTGCCACTGGGTATACGGGTCAGATATTGCTCAGGCAATTGAGCAGTCATCAGGATATCGAATCCATAATTCCGGCATCCTCCTCTATCGCAGGATCTAAAGTCCTGGATTCTGATCCAGGACTTCATCGGTCTATCATTAAAAAAATGGAATTGACCCGTGGAGAATATGTTTCAATTGAAGAAGCCGCATCCTACAAGGCAGATATTGTTTTTTCAGCCCTCCCCCATCTTGCCTCTGCACAAGTCTGTGATCCTTTTTACGATCATTCTGTGGTTATCGACTTATCTGCTGATTTTAGAATGGAAGATCCTGAACTGTTCCTCAAAGCCTATGGAAAATATCCCCCCAGAGCCGAAAGACTGGCTTCTGCAGTGTATGGTTTGTCAGAACTGTACAGGGATAAAATCATGAAATCCGATTTGATTGCCAATCCTGGTTGTTATCCAACCGCCAGTCTTTTGCCACTCTTTCCCCTTTTAAAGAAAAAATTGATAAAAAAAAATATTATGATCAATGCCCTTTCCGGAATTTCCGGAGCCGGGAAAAAGGCAAATACTTCTAACCTTCTGGTGGAGCGGTCAGAAAATATATGTGCCTATGCTCCCGGAATGACCCATAGGCATTCCTGGGAAATTGCCAAAGAAATTCATAAAGAAGATCCTCTTGTGAAAATACTGTTTGTCCCTCATCTCGTCCCCATGAAAAGAGGGATGGCCATCACAAGCAGTTGTGAACTTACCGAGGATATCAGCCCGGATTCCTTAGAAGACATATATAAGAATTTTTATGGGGATTCACCTTTCGTACATACTGTATTTCCGGCCATCCCTGAAACAAAACAGGTTTGGGGTTCCAACCGCTGTGACATAAGCTGGCATATGGAGGGAAGGACCCTGATTTTATTTTCCGTTATTGATAACCTTATCAAGGGTGCAAGCGGACAAGCTATTCAGAACATGAATATACGCTTCGGTCTGGATGAAACAGCCGGTTTAAGGCTGCATGGGGAGATCTGA
- a CDS encoding aspartate aminotransferase family protein, with product MKPYIIEKPALPKNFAERFLQIESGKGSYVYDKGGKEYLDFGSGIAVNALGYGREDLAKAAYDQMKKLIHVSNLYTTGPTVELAEKLVKTGNFTAVHFGNSGSEANEAALKYARLYAKMKKGPESVGFVSFSNGFHGRTMGALSVTATEKYKTPFSPLLSDCIILPFNDPDSLKTIKDPRLTAAIIVEVIQGEGGLVSLSEKMVKALNEFCAQYDIILIADEVQTGVGRTGSFYASDEAGLKADIITLAKPLAGGLPLSATLIPAKINDLLHPGDHGTTFGGGPVTSTVALSVLEKIQSDGFLNSVKEKGLFLDKELKKSLKSLDLQGDILGKGLLRGLKIPSLKPESMAALMNTCQDQGLLILRSGQNIIRIAPPLTISENELQKGVTILFKAIKEII from the coding sequence ATGAAACCTTATATTATCGAAAAACCAGCTCTACCAAAAAACTTTGCAGAGAGATTTTTGCAAATTGAGTCGGGTAAAGGATCCTATGTATATGATAAAGGCGGGAAAGAATATCTGGATTTCGGTTCCGGAATAGCCGTCAATGCCCTCGGTTATGGGAGGGAAGACCTGGCCAAAGCCGCGTATGATCAGATGAAAAAATTGATCCATGTTTCTAATCTCTATACGACTGGTCCTACTGTCGAGCTGGCTGAGAAACTTGTAAAAACCGGTAACTTTACGGCAGTTCATTTTGGGAACAGCGGATCCGAAGCCAATGAGGCGGCTCTGAAATACGCCAGACTCTACGCAAAAATGAAAAAAGGGCCCGAATCCGTTGGATTTGTGTCTTTCAGTAACGGATTTCATGGACGGACCATGGGAGCCCTGAGTGTGACAGCAACAGAAAAATATAAAACCCCTTTTTCCCCCCTGCTATCAGACTGCATTATTTTACCTTTCAATGATCCTGACTCGTTAAAGACGATTAAAGATCCCCGTCTTACGGCTGCTATCATTGTCGAGGTCATACAGGGAGAAGGCGGTCTGGTCAGTCTGTCTGAAAAGATGGTAAAGGCCCTGAATGAGTTCTGTGCCCAGTATGATATCATTCTGATAGCCGATGAAGTACAAACAGGGGTTGGTAGAACCGGATCTTTTTATGCTTCTGATGAAGCTGGATTGAAAGCAGATATCATTACCCTTGCAAAGCCTCTTGCGGGCGGTCTGCCTCTTTCGGCTACTTTGATACCTGCCAAAATTAATGATCTCCTCCATCCGGGAGATCATGGAACCACTTTTGGAGGCGGTCCTGTCACGTCAACCGTCGCACTATCAGTTCTTGAAAAGATACAATCAGATGGTTTTTTAAACTCAGTGAAAGAAAAAGGTCTTTTTTTAGATAAAGAGCTGAAGAAGTCCTTGAAGAGCCTGGATCTTCAAGGAGATATTTTGGGGAAGGGGCTGCTCAGAGGACTAAAAATACCCTCTTTGAAACCGGAAAGCATGGCTGCCTTGATGAATACCTGCCAGGATCAGGGTCTTTTAATTTTGAGATCGGGACAGAATATCATAAGAATTGCCCCGCCTCTGACTATAAGTGAAAATGAACTCCAAAAGGGAGTCACAATACTATTCAAAGCTATCAAGGAGATAATATGA
- a CDS encoding ArgR family transcriptional regulator: MNGRTARLKAIKRIIHEYHITSQEQLLAFLVKENVSVTQATLSRDLKLLKVGKVSDGNNGYYYTLPRNRKELETTQQYINDITRGFLSISFSANLCIMKTLAGHADTVAIALDNMEFDEILGTIAGDDTILIVLKENLPAQKFILTLKTIFPEMELE; this comes from the coding sequence ATGAATGGCAGAACAGCAAGATTAAAGGCTATAAAACGGATAATACATGAATATCATATCACCAGTCAGGAGCAGCTCCTGGCATTTCTTGTGAAAGAAAATGTCAGTGTCACTCAGGCCACTCTTTCAAGAGACTTGAAGCTCCTCAAAGTTGGTAAGGTCTCTGATGGTAATAACGGGTATTACTATACCCTTCCCAGAAACAGAAAGGAACTGGAAACAACACAGCAGTATATCAATGATATTACCAGAGGATTCCTCTCTATAAGCTTCTCAGCGAATCTTTGTATTATGAAAACCCTTGCCGGTCATGCCGATACTGTTGCAATCGCCCTGGATAATATGGAATTTGATGAAATCCTGGGAACCATAGCAGGAGATGATACTATTCTGATTGTACTCAAAGAAAATCTTCCTGCACAGAAATTTATACTGACTCTCAAAACAATCTTCCCCGAAATGGAGTTGGAATAA
- a CDS encoding ankyrin repeat domain-containing protein yields MKYTLYTLEMFKHLSLLLFFILPFSIAADSETDLFRGIANQNYQLFDTALKDLDDPNVYDSRGRSALYLAILYNNDQMAVALINAGAEAVEYDNDGDSFLYLCVLRDMEQTATAMIRAGADANFINQYGNSILIIAISRNMELTSLELVRYGAEPNTVSSAGVSALLLSVQKGLRETAEALVKRGAEVNLEDSRGYTPLMYATWRQYERLRTLLVEHGALK; encoded by the coding sequence CATCTCTCACTCCTATTATTCTTTATTTTGCCCTTTTCAATTGCCGCCGATTCAGAAACAGATTTATTCCGTGGGATTGCAAATCAGAATTACCAACTATTTGATACAGCTCTCAAGGATCTGGATGATCCGAATGTATACGATAGCCGCGGCAGATCGGCTCTGTATCTGGCCATTCTGTATAATAATGATCAGATGGCCGTAGCTCTTATCAATGCTGGTGCTGAAGCCGTAGAATATGACAATGACGGAGATTCTTTTCTCTATCTTTGTGTTTTACGGGATATGGAGCAGACTGCCACAGCCATGATCAGAGCAGGAGCAGATGCCAATTTCATAAATCAATACGGTAATAGTATCCTTATTATTGCCATCTCAAGAAATATGGAGCTGACATCATTGGAATTAGTCCGATATGGGGCTGAACCAAATACAGTTTCATCTGCCGGAGTCTCGGCACTTCTGCTTTCTGTTCAAAAAGGTTTGAGAGAAACAGCCGAAGCTCTCGTAAAAAGAGGAGCAGAGGTGAATCTTGAAGATTCAAGGGGTTATACTCCTCTTATGTATGCCACCTGGAGACAGTACGAAAGACTTCGAACTCTTCTTGTGGAACATGGTGCTTTAAAATAA
- the argB gene encoding acetylglutamate kinase — translation MRTIVIKAGGKAAESSESIAALAEEIKDLNQKGDKIVFVHGGGAAVSAIQKQYHLEPRFVDGKRLTSVREMDLVDMGLAGQMNKYLVRIFQKSGLNPVGLSGADGSLILSSDASGTGSFENRTGSVSKVNPALIQLLLNQNYFPVLSSVSTDSSGKGMNINADEAALAIASSLEAEHLIFISDIPGIMIKGTVVSSVNEKFIEESIDNGEIQGGMIPKVRSSLEAIRQGVHSIQISNYEKPGDLSKILSGYKGTCITLEEKK, via the coding sequence ATGAGGACTATTGTCATTAAAGCCGGTGGAAAAGCTGCTGAATCTTCAGAGTCTATCGCTGCCCTGGCAGAAGAAATAAAAGATCTTAATCAAAAAGGCGACAAGATTGTCTTTGTACATGGCGGTGGCGCTGCAGTTTCGGCAATACAGAAGCAGTATCATCTGGAGCCTCGCTTTGTCGATGGGAAAAGACTGACTTCAGTGAGAGAAATGGATCTTGTTGATATGGGCCTTGCAGGTCAAATGAATAAGTACCTCGTCAGAATTTTTCAGAAATCCGGCCTGAATCCGGTAGGATTATCTGGTGCTGACGGGTCGCTGATCCTCTCTTCAGATGCATCAGGGACTGGGTCTTTTGAGAATAGAACCGGTTCGGTATCCAAAGTGAATCCAGCTTTGATACAGCTTCTGTTGAATCAAAACTACTTTCCTGTTCTGTCCTCAGTCAGTACTGACTCTTCAGGAAAGGGAATGAATATCAATGCGGATGAGGCTGCCCTTGCCATTGCTTCATCTTTAGAAGCGGAGCATCTGATTTTTATATCAGATATACCGGGAATCATGATAAAGGGTACAGTCGTCTCCTCTGTGAATGAAAAATTTATTGAAGAGTCCATCGACAATGGAGAGATTCAGGGAGGGATGATTCCGAAAGTCAGATCTTCTCTGGAAGCCATCCGACAGGGTGTTCATTCCATTCAGATCAGCAATTATGAAAAACCCGGAGATCTTTCAAAAATTCTTTCCGGGTATAAAGGGACATGTATTACCCTGGAGGAAAAAAAATGA